The sequence below is a genomic window from Sardina pilchardus chromosome 9, fSarPil1.1, whole genome shotgun sequence.
tggcatattcatgatccagtgcatgtagcctactacaaccaattttgacatttaaagatgtcatgcatatttgtatttgttcgtctcccgtttatatcagaaagttgacaaatcaaggtgccacatctgtcgaagaaacgtcatcaatcgtggaacgtcatcaaggaagcaaGTTGACACGGGAAGCCAGTTACCGTATAACACCGGTCCTGGCAGCATTATCATTTAGTGGGCCGAGCAGATTAGTTTTAAAGGATCAGTCTGATTTTTTACCGGATCATGACAGCAGAAGAGAACATCCATCACTACTCTGGATGGGAGGATTAAAAACCGCACAGAGGTGAGCACAAAAAGAACAGCGTGTTCTTAATCACCAAATGTAATCGCGCTAAACACCCAAATAAACACGGAAGGCCAGCTCCACGGGGCCCCCGCTCATCTGGATATTGCATCCATTTACCGTGACCCTTCCACCCTTTAACCCCCACTTCCCATACTGCTCTGAGTCCTGGCACTGGAGATACGTTGGCATTCTAAGCTCTCCTGTTAAAGGCACCCTATGGACGTTTTTTACcttatatataatataacagCTTTAGTAAGTCATTTTGATGGAAAACAAAGAATCGCGTGCCTTTTATAGCTGGCAGTGGCCCACAGGTGCAGATCCAGCCTTGTTATTTGGCTGTCTGCTCCCCAGTCACATCTTGCGAGAATCATGAAACAAAAAATTGTCTTCACCTGTTGTTGTTTGgctccaaaacaaatgcacatgtgCCAGTGTTCTCAACTGGCGGGCTCAAGCTGTGAGAGGTATTTACAACTGCAAGGTAAAATATAAATAGTTATTGACTCTGGGAGGAGCCCAATAACAAAATACCTGAAACTGCATTTAACGTATGCATGGCCTATCCATATCAACATTGGGTATAAAACTACAGAACAATCATATGGCAGCTGGATTATCtggaccctcccccccaccctgtATGCTCTTGTATAAATCATTCAACTgctccctttcttctctttcccgactccccatcaccatcacactctTACTCTTCTGGCTGTCTCCCCTCAGGCACATCTCCAACCACTTTCAGCTGATCTGAAGTTTGAGGGAAACTGCTAGACTGTTCAGGAGGAGAATAGCAAAAACGGACAAGTCTTTAACAGCAGAAGATAAAAGTATAGTATCCATTTCATCCATCGTGTCTGAACATTGGGACACCTTGCTGGTCCTTTTCTGTTGAGAACCGTGCTCTGTCTTCGAGTTCTTCTAGTTTCACCATTTTAGTTTTGCCTGAGTCATTAATGTTTAGCATAGAATTAAAGAAGATTTCAGACTCATGACCAGCTGGTAAGCTGCCAatggaatgaatgaacaaaGGTCTGCTCAACAACCATGAGTTGAAAGTTGAAAGTATCAATTATTTGTCAGAACTGAGAGTAAATCAAATTAACTTATGCAAAACAAATAATACAAGGCAAGCGGGCAttgtacctacagtataccaGCAATCATTTGATTGCTTAAATATCaggtatacatactgtatatccccAATTATCAAAACATGCCCAAACAACTCTATGCTACGCTATGAGGCATTATGGAACATTTCACAGAATCAGAATGGAATGCCAGAGCTGTGGGCTTGGTCCAACACATATGGTTTGCCTTCGAGCGGCATTTCTCACAGACGGGGGTAAATGGGGATAGGAGATTATGAGATGATTCCATCATCATCAGCACTGATgaaaatgatgtaaaattatctCCAGTGAGGCAGCAAAAGCCCATAAGGACATTAACACATCACTCCACAACATTGTGGCATGGCACAACAAACGTTTAGAGTATTAATGTGAATATCATAATTAGACTACCATTTCACACACCcatgtttcaacattcaaatcaCTTAAAAGTGCACTATGCACTTAACAAACTATATAAAGTTAAACATCTGATAAGCACATAACACaggtgtgcatctgtgtcttgGATTCATGTTCATTTAGCAGTGCAGTTTATAATTGTGTTCATTCCCTGCCTTTGTTCTCCTCTCAATATGCTCATGCCTTTGTCAAGGGCTAGACTGATCAAGGTCGTTTAATTATGCCTAAGTGCCTTATTAACAGTGCCAAGTGTTCTGTGTGCTAGGACTCATAAACCAGTTTTCTCCAGACTTTCAGCATAGTAATCACTCCTCCTCTTGTTAAACTACACAGTAAACTTCAAAAATAGAATATAACCAAAAGTTTAAAAGAAATGAGGaaagtaataaaaaataaagatgaAGAATGATATTAACACTGCTTTCTGTCATTTGTAATACCAGTCAATAGAATATTTTGTCTTATCAATTACATTCTATTTTTTCTCAATTATCTAATGAGATTTTCTTCTGTGCTGTCTAGCTCCTTTCGGTTTTCTTCATACGGCTAAAGGCACAAACATCATACAAGCCTCATGACTGGAGGAGTataggggagaggaggtggagagggtcaAAGTTCAAGTGTGCCTCCCGTCTCCATGTCCTCGGACCACGAGCGCAAACACTCCAGGCCATCTggtgtctcttctctcctgcaCGATGCGCAGACATTAGCCATTAGCACGCGGGCATTGCCGCGTCTCCAGCTATACATCCAGCATATGGACACAGcaacagatgtactgtataggctGCTCTCGCATCTTGTGTCCTTGTGCTTCTCGCCAGCCGCATTTTTGTACACTCTGTTCTCGCCCTTTATTTATCTCCCCCTCTGTGTTCCACAGGCATTCAAACAGACGGGCATCACGTaaaaataaatttaaaaaaattaaGCACTGAAATATATTGGCCACACATTTCAAAACCTATCAATTTAACACATGGTATGTGACACATTATATTGTCTGATATCATTCAGTGGTGTTTGTAGTCCTGAATAATCCTGGATATATGAGACaatctgtgctgctgtgctatATAGAACATACAACTTTTTAAATAAGATTAAAGTTGTACGAAAGGTCAACACTCTTGGCTCTTTCATTGGAAACAGATGTTTTAATGGGCCGGCTGACCGTCTTCcatctcttactcatggacatCATGTGGATGATCCTTTAATGGATCCAAAGGTTGGGGACTGTCGGAGGTAGACTTCAGTAAAAGCCCTGTTGGGACGCTGCACTTGACACTGTGCGGACCGGCAGTGAGTCGGCCTGACGTAGTTCACTGACTCTGTACACAGATCAGCCTTCCGACTCAGTGCCTCTGCTGCTCAGTACATTTCCAGGATTTCTCAGTGGGAGTGAAATTCACACGAGAGCCCTGTGGATGTTGCTGATGTCAGCAATTGTATTTGTTCACAGGAACtgttaatacagtatataacagaTTAATGACAGCCAGCAATTTCAGTAATTGAGAATTCGTGGAACTACAAGCCTAGGAATTACAGTCCGCAGAAAACCCTGCATTCCTTGAAACTCCTTAAAAACAGAAATTTAACAAAAGCTTAATTGATTCAAACATTGTAAATTGTAAGCATTGCAAACATCTCAAGATCGCAAGGCCTCAACTGACTATTGCATTATATAGACGGGAAGGGTATTAAATGAATGAGAACCATGTCATTATTATCAGAGTCTCTGTCATGAGGAGATGCAAGGACATTTTTATATAGTCCAGACACTGTTGAAACTGGCAACTACACACCAGAGTCTTATCATACCCTATCCTTTTGAGTAcaagatggaaaaaaaaccctAGAGACCTTGAAAATGGTGCTGGCCAGAAGGTGGCGCCTCTGTATCAGTGCACTGTCACACGGCACGTTTGCCACTAGTTTAACTGTTGCTTTGATTTCCTAGCACCTGTTATCACAGAATGCCGTCGCCATAGATCTCAACAGACCAGCAATGCAAAGGCCACAGTGTTTATGGTACACATGAGTCCTCCCCAATAGAACCCCTTCAGGCCACGCTCTTTCATGAACAACAGGGTCACGTCAGGACCGCTCTCAAGCATGGATTCACACCTGCCTATAAGCCGGTGGCAGTGGAAGACATTCTCATGCTTCTCGCTCGTATGAGTGGAGAGGCTCCTCTTCCCTGAGGGGTCTCCTAACTTGACGTGACACGAGTTGCTGTGCGCCGCTCTCCCGGTTTGGCCCATCTGCTCTCCTCAGTGCCTCTCCCAGGAGTGAGGGAGTATTTACGGAGCACATGTGGAGCTCGGCCCTTAAGATATTAATAACGTCTGTATTGGAGGGGAGGGTGCAGGAGGGGAGTAGGGGGGCTGTGATCCACCCGAGCAAGCGAGCAGGGGTTTGGAAATTCCAGTCGGGGCACGGTCAGTTTCCCAATATAACCTACAGCGAAGCAGTGCCCATGCCGAACCAGGGTTTAGGCTGtcagccacagtgtgtgtgagtatgtgtctgcCTGTACGTGAGTTGGTGGGAGCTCTAGACAGGATCAGGTGAATATGCAGCAGTGAGAAGGACTGAGTGGCAGTGTGTGGACGTTGGCTTCGCTAATTTGctagttcctctctctcttttctcacccttttctcctcctctcttgctagaccccttccccctctctccctatctctctatcccttcattccttctctctctctctctctctctctgctgttgtgagtgtgagagcgtgtgtgggGCACCATGATGCATGGAATGGACCATGAGGAGGTGGACATTGACCTGGACGATATGGACGAGCCACAGCAGACACAaccacagcagctgcagcagctgagtTGGAAGATGCCTCTAGAGACAGtcctggaggaggaagaggaggaggaggaagatgagatcTCCACTCAGAGCGACACCAGGCCCCTGATCAATGAGAGGGACCCACGGCAGATGAATGAGTGCCTGAAGGTAGAAAGGAACATTCCGTTTTCGTTTCTGTGTCCATCTTCAGCTGTCAAACTGATTCACTGAGAGTTTCCTAATGCAATAATGTCCAGGTATGTGCAGGTGGTGTTTAGCCTAGTTCACCATATCCAATATGACTTCTGGTCTCTGTGAAGGCTCTGTTAGAACAAAACGGTTTCTCTAGCCTACCTCAGGATGCTTAAGCTGTAGGGTTGTCCCACTGTATTTGTAAAAAGTACAAAGTGTCAGAAGTAGAATAATCACAATACATATTGAATCAATGACTAAATATCATTGTCAAATTGAGGCCTCTGAGTATTTATGGCCTAATCTGAAAGTAGGACTGGCAGTTGACATGACAGTATCCAAGCAACAGCTGGCAAACAACAGCAAGTAGTCTACAGACAGTAAAGGAGATTTGGTGCAGGCCCTATAGGATTTCATCTGACTGTCTGATGTGTTCTTTGCCATGTAGAATTTAGGATTAGACAAAATTAGATATATTACATTGGACAAAAGCATTTTAAAGTtgactgatatttagcagacacttttatctaaAGTGACACAGAGGGCTGTTTCTAGTCTACCATATTTGGGTGGGCTGGTCTACATTTTGGGTGGGCAACatagcaaagcggtcaaatTTGAACAAAATTGGCAAAAATGCAAACACAAGGAAGTCAATACCTAGCTTTAGTTGCTGCAGTCAACAGCCAGGAATGGGCAGTGTTTTTGatacatgtatttaaaatacaaaGTAGTACTCTGTTATTTGAATGTTATTTTGTTGAGGAAAATGGCTTCATATTTTGCATCAACATGTACTTTATAGGTATACTTCTGTAGTTTAAAAATACTGccaaatatttctggtaatgTGATGACATtataaaagtgcaaaacaatgaatgtaGCCTCTGTCTGGTGACTTAGTATCCAGACTTGTTGTGATCATAACATTGGGATTCAGGAAGATTTTCCAGTGCAAAATGAGTAACTTATATAGGTTGTTCACACACCCAATACACTCCCTCTACCAGCCACAAATATTTTTGAGAACTTTAATGAtgagtttcttgagaactttaatcatccaaCTGTAATACATGGGACCGGTTATATTGGTCCCTGACAACATTGCTCAATCTGGGCACGCATTGACGATGTCAGAGACTTGTCTCCACTTTGTACCATttgacaagttcagttgtgactttttgagtgcaTCTCTGATACAATATTTAGGCTACGAGATGAAACAGGCCGGTCAGCATAGTTAATCTGTTGACTGTTTGCAAGTTATGGCATGTCTCGTAGGCAGTGAAAAGCCTTTGCTCAATCAgtgagtcattttttttttactgtttcatGACTATTTTTAgtactttcaaaatacaaataatacagtcttttattttgatacatggtGTTGGctagtttattttgatacaatTAAAATTAGGgcatttgatattttatttttaaatacatttttgtatTGCACATGTATTTTTGCCCAGCCATGCCAATAGCTAGAGCTGCCacgcagctacagtgctacactccgGGGGCATCCCACTAGCATTGTAGCTGCCATGCTActctgttggctgcagcaactcgagctaggtagcACCGATTGTTTTCTGGGTTTTTTCTTGTAGCAGCACTCGGAGACTTCGAGAAACAGATCTATGTAAAAAAATGGCCAGAGTTTACCTTTAAGGCATTACAAGGGGGGTTTacctaacacatacacacaggacataggctaccaatatACTCAACACCAACAAATATATATCCAAACAGGGCTGGAGGCTGCACACTGTGCAGATgcgcaacagaaaaaaaaacttgactTTGTTTGGGTTGGCAACTTGGCAAGACACAATGCTTGGGTAGACTTGGGTGGCCCAGCAGACTCTAAATGGTGGGAAACTAACCCGGTGCGAATGGTTGTCAGTCAATTCCTCCTCATTTTCACCGTAAACCCAAATATACTGAACCGGCTTCATCACTCTGGTGGGATAACACATGGTAACACATGGTTGCATACCTGACAGTGAAGTAAATCAAGTTTGATGAGTGAATTTGGCATCCTCTATGTGATATCCATTAAGCTATATGCCCAAAATCCGTTTTGAGGACCAAATGTGCCCCTGACTAGCCTCTTACCCTAAATGTGCCAAAGCACTGCTTTGGTTTTGAATAATTCACCATATTTCCAACAGTTTCTAGTAACTATGTGGTTAATTTAGGAGTAAACAATCAGAGGCACATCAATGTAAAGGTAGCCGATACTATTAGCTAATAGTAATACTGTAGCTAATACTGATAATTATTTTGCAAGGGAATTCATCGGTCAGCTTGTACACTAGAGACGAAAGACAATAATCTACATGTACAACTAAAATCAAAGAGCTGGCCCTCAGGTGTGTTCATTCGACCTACAGTAATCTGAGAAAAATTTGGACATCCAGCAGTAACGCATGTCTGAGGCCTAGAGGGCAAGAAGCAGGGAGGAAGCAAATCAGTAGGCTAGTGTCCAGTGGTGGAATAGTCAACAAGGATAAGGTGCAGTAGCCAGGAAAATGGGTGTGTTCACTgtcaccgttgtgcccttgagaaaAATACTTTTACACTAAGTTTCTCCGGGTAGCCAAGCCCATGTATAAGTGACTCAtgaaagtcactttggatgagcAAGTAAGTATGTATTTGAGTCAGTCACACTCCAGAGAGTCATTGGAGTTTGGAGTAAGAGCAGATGAAGCAGCTGTCAGTGGGAAGGTCTCTGGTGGTGAGATTGTATCTGAGGAAATGTTTTGTTGGATGTTGCTGGGAGAGTACTGTGCTTCAGGGATGCCTCTTTATTTTACCTCTACTGCCCTCTGCTGACCATAGATAGCAAGTGCAGGTTTTGTTTTCAGGGCTTTAGGATGGCAGATGTGGTGAATGACATTGGCAGGAGAGCTACATGTTGTCAGTGTGATTTTTATGGTAGCCTAGGCACTAGGCAGACACGAGCAGTAAGTAAAGGTGCATACAACTGTCTGCCTCATTTGCATTTTCAATATTAACACAATTTTGACTCAAATGCAACCTTACATGTCTGTATTTTAGTGTCACATCCACATAGGCATTTTATACAATAGCCTGTCTTTGCAGCCAACCACTCaggatttgtttttaattaggGTCAGAACAATTAGTGTTGTTGTGTACAAAACATGCTAAGCCAATCCAACACAATAAGAAGGAGAAGCTCAGATTTTGTTTACATTACCTCCAAAACTCTCAgaatgagtaggcctatttctGTCATTTTAAATGGCTCTTTATTGACACATCATTAATTGTCTATGCTTCCTCTCAGGTAACCTTCGAAGACGTGATCGCCGAACCTGAATCTGTCCGTAGCGGAGACCGTATCTGGATCTGGAGCAATGCGTTGTTCGAGGTGTCCAGGGTGTGGTTCTACCGGATCGTGACTGTGCTGCTGGCCGTGCCAGTGTCGCTCATCGCCGGCATGCTGTTCGGAGTCCTCAGCTGCTTCCACAtctggtgagtgagtgtgtgtgtcctctccctcccccaatCAGCGGAGGAAAGATTGTTGCACTAATCGTGTACCTATATCCTACCCTTAATTTGCATCGCTCCCAATTAGCCGCTGGCAGTCGAGAGCCAATTCCATGCCCAGATGGCGGGTGCTGAGAGAGTCTTTACTCTtgttaatctattttttttctcttgcatATTTGGCTAGTGATGTGAAATGCATTATATCAGCCTGGCCCCCAACTGGGGTTTCTATTTCCCTAAACCTCTAAATCTTTGGGCAATAcctgcagtaggcctatgtttccATAACACTGCAGAATTGTTGTTTAAATGCATGGATTCATGGATTTCATTATTTTTGGAACCTAAAACACTCAGTCTCATGTGTCAAACCTGATTGATTATCTGGGACAGGACTGGCCTCAATGGTCTGTGCTTTTTCCTGTGGTTACAAATGACCcatcatatttattttttccacGGGGTGCGGACATCAGAGAGATACCCTCAGGAGCTCTGTTCTACGGGCAGcacaatcaaacacaaacaagcctGAGTTGTTGTGGGTAAATGATTAGAGTTCCTGTAACACTTTCTTGAAGGTTCCTGCATCAAGTGCAACCTTAAAAAGCCTCAAGTTTTGGAGtggttttttttgctgtgttgttgtagctgttttacagcaatgccccaAGTTTTAAAATGAACGTTTTTCTATACGTCCAGGGTTCTGACTCCATGCGTGAAGATAACCCTCCTGAACACGGGCTGGCTGCAGACACTGTGGAGCAGTCTGCTGGACATCTTCGTCCTCCCATTGGTCCAGAGCGCTGCCGGGTGCCTCAACAGCATAAGTGTGCGCCAGGGGAAGCAGTGACACGGTGAACTATGGACTGGAGTCCACCATTCAGAGACCAATGGGGGTTTGACTCCCGATTTTCCAGTCGGGAAAGACAAATGGTGGGAATACATCAACCAGTGAGAAGAACGTGTTGTTCCCTATTTTCACCTTGAAGGTGGAGAGGAAGTTGATGAATGGACATTTGGAGCATAatccaagatttttttttttaaatgacgcTGGGATGGAAGACAAGCAAATTTATATTTGTAATCTGTCTGTGAATGAGATTTGCTCTGCTTGTGGATGTGGGACTGAATAATGACTATGGTGTTATGGGATGTGTTGACTGTGTGCTTAAAGCTTAATCTTTTCTGACTGGAGGCTGTGCTGATTGCCATTTCTTTTGAACTCCCTTTTACCACTGGCATTCTTGACTTTATGTCTATTGTGAAGTTTTCTTATTGGTTCACTCAGGCAGGCGATGTTGTCTTACTACAGGGCCTTACGTCCTATAGCCATTTTGTTTCAGGCCACCTTTCTTATGGGCTATGTTCGATATCAGAAAATGTGATGTCAGCTACCTAAATCACCACTAACATCAATTCCAAAATGTgcattcaaaatgtatttagttTTTGGTATTCTTAACACTAACAGCAAAAAGAAACTCTAGGTTTGGAACACCCTCCCCCTTTGAAAAACTTTGCTGATACACCACTGTTCTGAACGCTTGTGTCATATTTCATACATTTTCCATCTTAAGCCCCCAAGCATCAGTCAGCAGACCtgtcagaccccccccccccccctccagccccctCCTCCAGATACCCCGCTCAGAGCTCAGTCTCGGTCTGGCCTCTGTCCTGTCTGCACACTCTGGGATTGTACGTTCTGACACATGTCATCCATCTTTTTGAAGAGGAGATCGTCTGAATGAGAAGGCAATGCAGCAGCTAAAACATGTCAGTTTGACTTGGACAATTGACGGTAATGTCAAATTGGATTTGCAGACCTAAAGTGCCTTATGAATAACCATCAAATTATGGTTACTGACGTGCTAGGTTGAAAACAAATACACCGTGCCAACCGTTCTAACtgcctctgtgatgtagaccaGTGTTGACTCGGTGCTGGCATTGATATGCATGGATTAGTTTTATCCTGTGGTTACTAttgacactctctctttttctctcactctgtttcccCTCTCCCTGCAACCCTTTTCTCTCAACCCATAAATCtgttctttcttactctctctctctctctctctctctctctctctctctctctctacgcacCATCTTCCTTTCACAAATCAACCTTCCCCTctttgtcacacagacacacaccaacacacacacacacacacacacacacacacacacacacacacacacacacacacacacacacacacacacacacacacacacacacacacacacaaggtgtttTTGTACTCTCTCACCCGTCAGAGGGAAAACTGTTTTTGACTTGTATATGTTATGAGTATAAACCTCAGTCTAACCTTCCCTCTAGACTCAAGGGTGTATCAAGCTACTACATATACCCACAATTAATCTAAGAGTCCTCTCTGGTTGCTTTGTAGGGGAACGCACaggaacacacatgaacacgcacacacacacacacacacacacacacacacacacgcacgcccgcatgcacgcacgcaaacacacacacacacacacacacacacacacacacacacacacacacactctctctctctctcactcccacacacacacacacacacacacacacacatacacacacacacatacacatacacatacacatacacaaacagacttactcacaaactcacacaaaggGCTCTTGCAGTGCAGTCTAACACATGCTGTGCTGGTCCCATGAATTCCCTATCGGAGAGAACagtgaaataaagaaataaataaagaactGTATTTATCAGTCACAGCCAGATGCGCGGCCTCTTGCCGGTAAATTAGGTGGACCAGGACTCCTGTGTTGTTCCTTCACATGCAGACATTGTGGGTGGTGTGAAGTTTCGTTtctgggggagaaaaaaacatatttctgcCTTTGACTTGAAATGAAGT
It includes:
- the cav4a gene encoding caveolin-2, with the translated sequence MMHGMDHEEVDIDLDDMDEPQQTQPQQLQQLSWKMPLETVLEEEEEEEEDEISTQSDTRPLINERDPRQMNECLKVTFEDVIAEPESVRSGDRIWIWSNALFEVSRVWFYRIVTVLLAVPVSLIAGMLFGVLSCFHIWVLTPCVKITLLNTGWLQTLWSSLLDIFVLPLVQSAAGCLNSISVRQGKQ